In Phragmites australis chromosome 17, lpPhrAust1.1, whole genome shotgun sequence, the following are encoded in one genomic region:
- the LOC133897029 gene encoding nuclear transport factor 2-like, with the protein MLVFVAGKLTSLPFAACKDQVTTVDCQPSGPAGDMLVFVSGALQIGEGKHLLKFSQMFHLMPAEPGNFYVQNDMFRLNYG; encoded by the exons ATGCTCGTCTTCGTCGCCGGGAAGCTCACCTCGCTCCCTTTCGCCGCGTGCAAGGACCAGGTCACCACCGTTGACTGCCAGCCATCCGGCCCCGCTGGCGACATGCTCGTCTTCGTCTCCGGCGCCCTGCAGATCGGCGAGGGCAAGCACCTCCTCAAGTTCTCGCAG ATGTTCCATTTGATGCCAGCAGAACCAGGGAACTTCTACGTGCAGAACGACATGTTCCGCCTGAACTATGGCTAA
- the LOC133897659 gene encoding large ribosomal subunit protein eL8y gives MAPKRGGRAPVPAKKKTEKVTNPLFEKRPKQFGIGGALPPKKDLHRFVKWPKVVRIQRQRRILKQRLKVPPALNQFTRTLDKNLATNLFKMLLKYRPEDKAAKKERLLKRAQAENEGKTVEAKKPIVVKYGLNHVTYLIEQSKAQLVVIAHDVDPIELVVWLPALCRKMEVPYCIVKGKARLGSIVHKKTASVLCLTTVKNEDKLEFSKILEAIKANFNDKFDEVRKKWGGGIMGSKSQAKTKAREKLLAKEAAQRMT, from the exons ATG GCCCCGAAGCGAGGTGGCAGGGCGCCGGTGCCGGCGAAGAAGAAGACC GAGAAGGTGACGAACCCGCTGTTCGAGAAGAGGCCGAAGCAGTTCGGCATCGGCGGCGCACTTCCCCCCAAGAAGGACCTGCACCGGTTCGTGAAGTGGCCCAAGGTCGTGCGCATCCAGCGCCAGCGCCGCATCCTCAAGCAGCGCCTCAAGGTGCCCCCGGCGCTCAACCAGTTCACTCGCACCCTCGACAAGAACCTCG CAACCAACTTGTTTAAGATGCTTCTCAAGTACCGCCCTGAGGACAAAGCTGCCAAGAAGGAGAGGCTTTTGAAGAGGGCTCAGGCTGAGAATGAAGGGAAAACTGTTGAGGCAAAGAAACCAATCGTTGTGAAGTATGGCCTGAACCATGTGACTTACCTCATTGAGCAG AGCAAGGCCCAGCTTGTTGTCATTGCTCATGATGTGGATCCGATTGAGTTGGTTGTGTGGCTTCCAGCCCTGTGCAGGAAGATGGAGGTCCCTTACTGCATTGTTAAAGGAAAGGCTCGCCTTGGATCA ATTGTTCACAAGAAGACTGCATCTGTTCTATGCCTGACCACTGTCAAGAACGAGGACAAGCTTGAGTTCAGCAAGATCTTGGAGGCTATTAAG GCGAACTTCAACGACAAGTTCGACGAGGTCAGGAAGAAGTGGGGTGGCGGCATCATGGGCTCCAAGTCGCAGGCTAAGACCAAGGCCAGGGAAAAGCTTCTCGCCAAGGAGGCTGCTCAGCGGATGACTTAA
- the LOC133897765 gene encoding indole-3-acetic acid-induced protein ARG7-like — protein MATERGRKLRLIMKTLDRCRSSWKKPPPEGCFTVCVGAGRQRFVVRTECVNHPLFRALLEEAEEAFGYAAAGPLVLPCDADAFVRVLEQIEEEEAAAGEAVAAVARCGLVRGHSAYRMLAPGRPLLVGRS, from the coding sequence ATGGCAACGGAGAGAGGGAGGAAGCTGCGCCTGATCATGAAGACGCTGGACCGGTGCCGATCGTCCTGGAAGAAGCCGCCGCCGGAGGGTTGCTTCACGGTGTGCGTCGGCGCGGGGCGGCAGCGGTTCGTGGTCCGGACGGAGTGCGTGAACCATCCGCTGTTCCGGGCGCTACtggaggaggccgaggaggcgTTCGGGTACGCGGCCGCGGGCCCGCTCGTGCTGCCGTGCGACGCCGACGCGTTCGTGCGGGTGCTGGAGCagatcgaggaggaggaggccgcggcCGGCGAGGCGGTCGCAGCCGTGGCGAGGTGCGGCCTTGTCAGAGGGCACTCCGCGTACCGGATGCTCGCCCCCGGCCGGCCGCTCCTCGTCGGCCGGTCGTAG
- the LOC133897390 gene encoding transmembrane emp24 domain-containing protein p24beta2-like, which yields MGTRSLGLGVFLALCLMPFLRNAAAIRFVIDREECFSHNVDYEGDTVHVSFVVIKADTPWHYTEDGVDLVVKDPKGDQIHDSRDKISDKFEFIVQKRGVHRFCFTNKSPYHETVDFDVHVGHFSYFDQHAKDEHFGPLFEQIAKLDEALYNIQFEQHWLEAQTDRQAILNESMSRRAVHKALFESAALVAASVVQVYLLRRLFERKLGTSRV from the exons ATGGGGACGAGGAGTCTCGGATTGGGGGTGTTCTTGGCCCTGTGTCTCATGCCTTTCTTGCGCAATGCTGCGGCTATCCGCTTCGTGATCGATAGGGAGGAGTGCTTCTCCCATAACGTTGATTACGAAGGGGATACGGTTCATGTATCCTTTGTTGTCATCAAGGCGGACACCCCGTGGCATTACACCGAGGATGGCGTGGATCTTGTG GTTAAAGATCCTAAAGGCGATCAAATCCATGATTCTCGTGACAAAATTAGTGATAAATTCGAATTCATAGTTCAAAAGAGAGGTGTCCACCGCTTCTGCTTCACTAATAAGTCACCATATCATGAAACTGTGGACTTCGATGTGCATGTTGGACATTTTTCATATTTCGACCAGCATGCCAAAGATG AGCATTTTGGCCCTTTGTTCGAACAAATTGCAAAGTTGGATGAAGCCCTCTACAACATTCAGTTCGAACAGCACTGGTTAGAGGCCCAAACAGACCGCCAAGCAATAC TAAATGAAAGCATGAGCAGGAGGGCAGTTCACAAGGCACTCTTTGAATCAGCTGCCCTTGTTGCAGCCAGTGTTGTGCAGGTTTACCTATTGCGCCGCCTCTTTGAGCGTAAGTTGGGGACTTCTAGGGTCTAA
- the LOC133897633 gene encoding uncharacterized protein LOC133897633, protein MRPAEAHQSRLLYELCALLLTILRSPEGPRPLLPRQVTAAGVASMLLGASMALMLCGSVTFMLGFFLMPWVVGLGCVFLFVGFVTNLSGIGRAILLWPAAASSPKEASPWHIFSKPPFMPM, encoded by the exons ATGAGGCCAGCGGAGGCGCACCAGTCGCGGCTGCTCTACGAGCTCTGCGCACTCCTGCTGACAATTCTTCGGTCGCCGGAGGGGCCGCGGCCGCTGCTGCCGCGGCAGGTGACGGCGGCGGGGGTGGCGTCCATGCTGCTGGGCGCGTCCATGGCGCTGATGCTCTGCGGGTCCGTGACCTTCATGCTGGGGTTCTTCCTCATGCCCTGGGTCGTCGGGCTCGGCTGCGTCTTCCTCTTCGTCGGCTTCGTCACCAACCTCTCTGGGATCGGGAGGGCCATCCTCCTCTGGCCCGCAGCCGCCTCCTCGCCCAAGGAGGCCTCCCCAT GGCATATATTTTCCAAGCCTCCGTTCATGCCGATGTGA